From Leptotrichia sp. OH3620_COT-345, one genomic window encodes:
- a CDS encoding N-acetyltransferase, whose product MNDFYIRELDAMNDSELLFEIVEHENIVFEEASVGNWNIKPFAKYGKVFAMLHKKNERERLVSIIEVLRSFDGKKAYLYGVSAVPEYEKKGHTRKLLEYVVSYLESNNIFIIELTVSVDNERAIKIYKKMGFKIVENLQNEYGDNEARYLMRYQKYSI is encoded by the coding sequence CGGAACTTCTTTTTGAAATAGTAGAACATGAAAATATAGTATTTGAAGAAGCTTCAGTAGGAAACTGGAATATAAAACCATTTGCAAAATATGGAAAGGTGTTTGCAATGCTTCATAAAAAAAATGAAAGAGAAAGACTTGTTTCAATAATTGAAGTTTTAAGAAGTTTTGATGGGAAAAAAGCTTATCTTTATGGAGTTTCAGCTGTTCCCGAATATGAAAAAAAAGGACATACGAGAAAACTTCTTGAATATGTAGTGAGCTATCTGGAGAGTAATAATATTTTTATTATTGAGTTAACTGTAAGCGTCGATAATGAGCGGGCGATAAAAATATATAAAAAAATGGGATTTAAAATAGTCGAGAATCTACAGAATGAATACGGTGATAATGAAGCCAGATATCTAATGAGGTATCAAAAATATTCAATTTAA
- a CDS encoding Fur family transcriptional regulator — translation MYIENVGEYLKENGIKPSIQRIKIFQYLLEHHSHPTVDDIFQSLSTEIPTLSKTTVYNTLNIFVESHIVHEVIIEENEVRYDVITGTHGHFKCKICGEITDFDIDLSKLDLQKLGHVEIEETHFYLKGTCVRCLRDKRKN, via the coding sequence ATGTACATAGAAAATGTAGGAGAATATTTGAAAGAGAACGGAATAAAACCGTCTATTCAAAGAATAAAAATTTTTCAATATCTGTTGGAACATCACAGTCATCCTACAGTTGATGATATATTTCAAAGTCTTTCAACTGAAATTCCTACTTTATCCAAAACTACAGTATACAACACTTTAAACATTTTTGTTGAAAGTCATATTGTACATGAAGTAATAATAGAGGAAAATGAAGTGAGATATGATGTTATAACAGGCACTCACGGACATTTCAAATGTAAAATTTGTGGTGAAATTACCGATTTTGATATAGATTTATCCAAACTGGATTTACAGAAACTGGGACATGTGGAAATTGAAGAAACACATTTTTATCTTAAGGGAACATGTGTGAGATGTCTAAGAGATAAAAGAAAAAATTAA
- a CDS encoding peptidylprolyl isomerase, which translates to MSVRKHKSTIKVISIILILAFGVSMIYAGWNFLKQNVFVGTKKVIAEVNGEKIYRDDFERNYADFESRLNSLVGQKKQQLAQVGIDPNGFKTLPEELMREYVLKSMIDQKLLLSSAKDLKVKVSSADVENKVKSDQNQYGGKENFINFLTANGYNLTSYKEFVKNGMILQKVYEKIQNSLKINDDELKKVYERYKYFNFQDQTFEQAKPQLIETLNNENAEMLISSHLAKAWQNAKITVKSDKERNVDYKKMYDNIIKTIVEKDGYKFDGASLNEKIIGEFVRSEKGYSDVLVEQAKKSLEADLDKLITTAKKAKEVGIKASSEFSGIQELNDYAKKYYDYLIDTYKPSEEAMMEKFNSGRDNYNVQNTIAGQVVGDYFQPSQADFEVIKVKAQEILKTLTIENFKEKAKELSQDPGSKDNGGQLGEVDLTQLVPEFAEAVKKSEKGKIVGPVKTQFGYHIIYVEDKNSSNENSAKVSHILITPTISEATKQELIKRMKTLKDELVAKKVTWQQVNTQDKYKFEVKEQFKKLLKSQAIPGVGKYDSELSNKLFASNPGDILEHQTEYGYFLLSKISEVPFKEVSFEDVKERIRLELAFEYVNEEVEK; encoded by the coding sequence ATGTCAGTAAGAAAACACAAAAGTACCATTAAAGTAATATCAATTATTTTGATTTTAGCTTTTGGAGTTTCAATGATATATGCAGGATGGAATTTCCTTAAGCAGAATGTGTTCGTTGGGACAAAAAAAGTAATAGCAGAAGTAAATGGAGAAAAAATTTATAGAGATGATTTTGAAAGAAATTATGCTGATTTCGAGTCCAGACTTAATTCACTGGTGGGACAAAAAAAACAGCAGTTGGCTCAAGTAGGTATTGATCCTAACGGATTTAAGACATTACCTGAAGAACTTATGAGAGAGTATGTGCTTAAAAGCATGATTGACCAGAAATTACTTCTATCTTCAGCTAAAGATCTGAAAGTAAAAGTCAGCTCAGCGGATGTTGAAAATAAAGTCAAAAGTGACCAGAATCAATATGGAGGAAAAGAAAATTTTATAAATTTTTTAACGGCAAACGGTTATAATTTAACTTCGTACAAGGAATTTGTAAAAAATGGAATGATACTTCAGAAAGTCTATGAAAAAATACAGAATTCACTGAAAATAAATGATGATGAATTGAAGAAAGTCTATGAAAGATATAAATATTTCAATTTTCAGGATCAGACATTTGAGCAGGCCAAACCTCAGTTAATTGAAACACTGAATAATGAAAATGCTGAAATGCTTATAAGTTCACACTTGGCAAAAGCATGGCAAAATGCAAAAATAACTGTAAAAAGTGACAAAGAAAGAAATGTCGATTATAAAAAAATGTATGACAATATTATAAAAACAATAGTTGAGAAGGATGGATATAAATTTGACGGAGCTTCTCTTAATGAAAAAATTATAGGAGAATTTGTAAGATCTGAAAAAGGTTATAGCGATGTTTTGGTAGAACAGGCTAAAAAATCTCTGGAAGCAGATTTGGATAAGCTTATAACAACTGCAAAAAAAGCTAAAGAAGTAGGGATAAAAGCATCATCTGAATTTTCAGGAATACAGGAATTAAACGATTATGCAAAAAAATATTATGATTATTTAATAGATACTTATAAGCCTTCCGAAGAAGCAATGATGGAAAAATTTAATTCAGGCAGAGATAATTATAATGTTCAAAATACGATAGCAGGTCAGGTTGTTGGAGATTACTTTCAGCCGTCTCAGGCAGACTTTGAAGTGATAAAAGTAAAAGCTCAGGAGATATTAAAAACTCTTACTATAGAAAACTTCAAAGAAAAAGCGAAAGAGCTCAGTCAGGATCCCGGGTCAAAAGACAACGGAGGTCAGTTGGGGGAAGTTGATTTGACACAATTAGTCCCCGAATTTGCTGAAGCAGTTAAAAAATCTGAAAAAGGAAAAATAGTAGGACCTGTAAAAACACAGTTCGGGTATCACATTATATATGTAGAGGATAAAAATTCATCAAATGAAAACAGTGCAAAAGTAAGCCATATTCTTATTACTCCTACAATATCCGAAGCTACAAAGCAGGAACTTATAAAAAGAATGAAAACTCTTAAAGATGAACTTGTTGCAAAGAAAGTTACGTGGCAGCAGGTAAATACTCAGGATAAATATAAATTTGAAGTAAAGGAACAGTTTAAGAAACTTCTAAAATCTCAGGCAATTCCGGGAGTAGGGAAATATGATTCTGAATTGAGTAATAAACTTTTTGCATCAAATCCAGGAGACATACTTGAACATCAGACAGAATACGGATATTTTTTATTAAGTAAAATTTCTGAAGTACCGTTTAAGGAAGTTTCTTTTGAAGATGTAAAAGAAAGAATAAGATTAGAGCTTGCCTTTGAATATGTGAATGAAGAAGTGGAAAAATAA
- the eno gene encoding phosphopyruvate hydratase: protein MTRIEDIYAREILDSRGNPTVEVEVFLEGGAMGRASVPSGASTGEHEAVELRDGDKSRYLGKGVLKAVENVNTVLAENLIGMDALDQVAIDKVMIELDGTPNKAKLGANAILGVSLAVAKAAANQLGIPLYRYLGGVNSKELPVPMMNILNGGSHADSAVDVQEFMVQPVGAKTYKEALRMGAEIFHHLGKLLKANGDSTNVGNEGGYAPANINGTEGALDIISKAVEAAGYKLGEDITFALDAASSEFSKKEGDKYIYTFTREGGVVRTSEEMVEWYAGLCEKYPIISIEDGLAEDDWAGFKLLTEKLGKKVQLVGDDLFVTNTERLERGIKEGIANSILIKVNQIGTLTETLDAIEMAKKAGYTAVISHRSGETEDDTISDIAVATNAGQIKTGSASRTDRMAKYNQLLRIEDDLADEAVYQGKSAFYNIYK from the coding sequence ATGACTAGAATTGAAGATATCTATGCAAGAGAGATACTTGATTCAAGAGGAAATCCAACTGTTGAAGTGGAAGTATTCTTAGAAGGTGGAGCTATGGGGAGAGCGTCAGTACCGTCAGGGGCATCTACAGGAGAACATGAAGCAGTTGAATTAAGAGATGGCGATAAATCCAGATATTTAGGAAAAGGTGTTTTAAAAGCTGTTGAAAATGTAAATACAGTTTTAGCTGAAAATTTAATAGGAATGGATGCATTGGACCAGGTTGCTATTGATAAAGTGATGATTGAATTAGACGGGACACCTAATAAGGCAAAATTAGGAGCTAACGCTATTCTAGGGGTTTCCTTGGCAGTTGCTAAAGCAGCGGCTAATCAGTTAGGAATACCTTTATATAGATATTTGGGAGGAGTAAATTCAAAAGAATTACCTGTACCTATGATGAATATTTTAAACGGAGGTTCTCATGCTGATTCTGCAGTAGATGTTCAGGAATTTATGGTACAGCCTGTAGGAGCTAAAACTTATAAAGAAGCATTAAGAATGGGAGCAGAAATATTTCACCACTTAGGAAAACTTCTGAAAGCTAACGGAGATTCTACGAATGTAGGAAATGAAGGAGGGTACGCACCTGCTAATATTAACGGTACGGAAGGAGCATTAGATATAATTTCCAAAGCTGTAGAAGCTGCAGGGTATAAACTTGGAGAAGACATAACTTTTGCCTTGGATGCGGCATCATCTGAGTTTTCTAAAAAAGAAGGAGATAAGTACATATATACATTTACAAGAGAAGGCGGAGTAGTAAGAACTTCTGAAGAAATGGTAGAATGGTATGCAGGATTGTGTGAAAAATATCCTATCATTTCTATTGAAGACGGATTAGCAGAAGATGACTGGGCAGGATTTAAGTTACTTACTGAAAAATTAGGTAAAAAAGTTCAGCTTGTAGGAGATGATTTATTTGTTACAAATACTGAAAGACTTGAAAGAGGTATTAAAGAAGGAATAGCAAATTCAATTTTAATAAAAGTTAATCAGATAGGAACTCTTACTGAAACTCTAGATGCTATTGAAATGGCTAAAAAAGCAGGATATACAGCAGTGATATCTCACAGATCAGGAGAAACTGAAGATGATACAATATCAGATATAGCTGTTGCTACTAATGCCGGACAAATTAAAACAGGTTCAGCATCAAGAACAGACAGAATGGCTAAATATAATCAATTATTAAGAATTGAAGATGATTTAGCTGATGAGGCTGTTTATCAAGGTAAATCTGCTTTCTATAACATATATAAATAA
- the tpx gene encoding thiol peroxidase gives MTERKNSVTFKGNPVTILGDEVKVGDKAKDFTVLATDLKEVKLSDYAGKVVVISVFPSVDTGVCALQATRFNQEAGKFPSDVQLLTISADLPFALGRFCADKGIENALTASDHRELDFGLKYGFVIKELRLLTRGTIIVDKGGTVKYVEYVSEVAEHPDYDKVLEVLKTLV, from the coding sequence ATGACAGAAAGAAAAAATTCCGTAACATTTAAAGGAAATCCGGTAACGATACTTGGAGATGAAGTAAAAGTAGGAGATAAGGCAAAAGATTTTACAGTTTTGGCAACAGATTTAAAAGAAGTGAAATTAAGCGATTATGCAGGAAAAGTAGTGGTAATTTCAGTGTTCCCATCTGTAGATACAGGAGTGTGTGCATTGCAGGCGACAAGGTTTAATCAGGAAGCGGGGAAATTTCCTTCTGATGTGCAGCTTTTAACAATTTCAGCGGACTTACCTTTTGCATTGGGAAGATTTTGTGCTGATAAAGGAATAGAAAATGCTTTAACAGCTTCAGATCACAGAGAACTCGATTTTGGATTAAAATACGGTTTTGTGATAAAAGAATTAAGGCTTCTTACAAGAGGAACAATAATTGTGGATAAAGGTGGAACTGTAAAATATGTGGAATATGTTTCTGAAGTGGCAGAACATCCTGATTATGATAAAGTATTAGAGGTATTAAAAACATTGGTATAG